The genomic region TCATAGGCCATGCTCATGGCGTCGAGCATGCTCCACAGCACATCGAGCTTGAACTGCAGAATCTCCAACATGCGCTGCTGGCCCTCGACCGTGACGTAATGCGCCAGGGTGATGCGCAAACCATGCTCGACATCGCGCCGGGCCTGACTCAGACGCGTACGGAAATAGTCGTAACCGGCCGCATTGATCCACGGGTAATGGGTGGGCCAGGCGTCGAGCCGCGATTGGTGGATCTGCGGCGCGAACAGTTCTGTCAGCGAGCTGCTGGCCGCTTCCTGCCAGCAAGCACGGCGGGCGAAATTGACGTAGGCGTCCACGGCAAATCGCACACCCGGCAGCACCAACTCTTGCGAGAGAATTTGCTCACGATCCAGCCCCACTGCTTCGCCCAGACGCAACCAGGCTTCGATGCCGCCTTCGCTGCCGGGGGCGCCGTCATGGTCGAGAATCCGTTGCAGCCATTCCCGGCGCACGTCGCGGTCCGGGCAGTTGGCGAGGATGGCCGCGTCCTTCAGCGGGATATTCACCTGATAGTAGAAGCGATTGGCGACCCAGCCCTGGATCTGCTCGCGGGTGGCGCGCCCGGCGTACATCGCTTGGTGGAATGGATGGTGGATGTGGTAATAGGCGCCTTTGGCGCGCAATGCCTGTTCGAATTCGGCGGGGGTCAGGGGGGTGTCAGTCATTGCGGTTCTCCGGATTTCGCGGTGTCTGGTCTGGCGCCTTCGCGGGCAAGCCCGCTCCCACAGGAGTTAGGTGATCCCTGTGGGAGCGGGCTTGCCCGCGATAGGGCCATCCGCTACAGCTCAATACTCATGCCGTCATAAGCCACTTCAATCCCCCGCCGCTCCAGCAACGCCCGTTCGGTCGAGTCTTCATCGAGGATCGGGTTGGTGTTGTTGATGTGGATCAGCACCTTGCGCTGACGACTGAAGCCCTCCAGCACTTCGAGCAGGCCGCCAGGGCCGCTTTGCGGCAGGTGGCCCATTTCGCGGCCCAGGCTCTGGCCGACTTCGCACACACGCATTTCATCGTCGCGCCACAATGTGCCATCCAGCAGCAGACAGTCGGCGCGCTGCATCCAGCTCAGCACCTCGGCGTCGACCTGCCCCAGCCCCGGCGCATAGAACACCGATGCGCCGCTGCGCAGGTCTTCGATGAACAGGCCGATGGTGTCCCCCGGCTGCGGATTGCCACGGTTGGGCGAATACGGCGGCGCGTTGCTGACCAACGGAATCGCGCGAAATTGCAGGTGTGGGCAGGCCGCGATGCTGAACGGCTCGCGGTCCAGCCCGATGGGTTGCCACTGCAAGCCACCGTTCCAGTGTTTGAGCATGCTGAACAAGGGAAAGCCGCTGCTCAGGTCTTCATGTACCCGCTCGGTGCACCAGACCGAATGCGGGCAGCCTTCACGCAGGCTCAGCAGCCCGGTGCAATGGTCGATCTGACTGTCCAGCAGGACCACGCCGGCAATCGCCGTGTCACGCAAGCGTCGAGCCGGTTGCAACGCCGGGAAGCTTTCGAGTTGGGCGCGGATGTCCGGTGAAGCATTACAGAGCACCCACTCCACACCGCCGTCGCTCAGGGCAATGGACGACTGCGTGCGGCGTTGCGCGCGCAGGGTGCCGTGGCGCATGGCGGCGCATTGACGGCAGTTGCAGTTCCATTGCGGAAAACCACCGCCGGCGGCGGAACCGAGAACGCGGATGTGCATGGGATGGCTCCAGAAGGCAGGCCCGGCCAACGCGACGGCTGACCGGGCGATCAATCAACGGTTGGCGAAATACATCGTCACTTCGAAGCCAATGCGCAGATCGGTAAACGCGGGTTTATGCCACATGGGTCATTCCTCTTCTTGTGCCGGACGATTCCGGTAGAGCCATTAATGCACGGGGCGCCAAGTGCCCGAATGCTACTTTCGAAGGAGGTGGCGGCGTGCGTTGGTAGGGGGTGTCGCGCAGATCCTGGAACCATACAAAACCAATGTGGGAACGGGCTAATGTGGCGAGGGGGCTTGCCCCCGTTGGGTCGCGAAGCGGCCCCAAAACCAGAAGTTCCGGGGACTGCTACGCAGTCCAACGGGGGCAAGCCCCCTCGCCACAGGCTAGCCCCCTCGCCACACAAGCCTGCTCCCACAAGGGAGTTGTGGTGTTTTTGCGGGTTAGAAGAACCCCAACGGATTGATGTCGTAGCTCACCAGCAGGTTTTTGGTTTGCTGGTAATGGTCGAGCATCATCTTGTGGTTCTCACGGCCGACACCGGATTTCTTGTAGCCACCGAACGCGGCATGGGCCGGGTACAGGTGGTAGCAGTTGGTCCAGACGCGCCCGGCCTTGATCGCCCGGCCCATGCGGTAGGCGCGGTTGATGTCACGGGTCCACAGGCCGGCGCCGAGGCCGAACTCGCTGTCGTTGGCAATCGCCAGGGCCTCGGCTTCGTCCTTGAAGGTGGTGACACCCACCACCGGGCCGAAGATTTCTTCCTGGAACACGCGCATTTTGTTGTGGCCCTTGAGCAGGGTCGGCTGGATGTAATAGCCGCTCGACAAGTCGCCTTCCAGACGCTCGGCCGCACCGCCAGTGAGCAGCTCGGCGCCCTCCTCCTGGGCGATTTTCAGGTACGAGAGGATCTTGTCGTATTGCTGCTCGGACGCCTGGGCGCCGACCATGGTCTCGGTGTCCAGCGGGTTGCCGCGTTTGATCTTGACGATCTTCTTCATCACCTCGGCCATGAACGGCTCATAGATCGATTCCTGCACCAACGCCCGCGACGGACAGGTGCAGACTTCGCCCTGGTTGAAGAACGCCAGCACCAGGCCTTCAGCGGCTTTTTCGATGAACTGTGGCTCAGCGTTCATGATGTCTTCGAAGAAGATGTTCGGCGACTTGCCGCCCAGCTCGACGGTGCTTGGAATGATGTTCTCGGCCGCGCAATGCATGATGTGCGCGCCCACCGGGGTGGACCCGGTGAAGGCGATCTTGGCGATGCGCTTGCTGGTGGCCAGCGCCTCACCGGCTTCGCGACCGAAGCCCTGGACGATGTTCAGCACGCCGGCCGGCAGCAAGTCGGCGATCAGTTCGGCGAACACCATGATCGACAGCGGCGTTTGTTCCGCCGGTTTGAGCACGATGCAGTTGCCGGCGGCCAGGGCCGGAGCGAGCTTCCACGCAGCCATCAGCAGCGGGAAGTTCCACGGAATGATCTGCCCGACCACGCCCAGCGGCTCGTGGAAATGATAGGCGGTGGTCAGTTCGTTGATCTCGGCGGCGCCGCCTTCCTGGGCGCGGATGCAACCGGCGAAGTAACGGAAGTGGTCGGCGGCCAGCGGCACGTCGGCATTCAGGGTTTCGCGCACGGCTTTGCCGTTGTCCCAGGTTTCGGTGACGGCGAGGATTTCCAGGTTCTGTTCGATGCGGTCGGCGATTTTCAGCAGCACCAGCGAACGGTCCTGCGCCGAGGTTTTGCCCCAGGCATCGGCGGCGGCATGGGCGGCGTCGAGGGCCTTGTCGATGTCGGCGGCGCTGGAGCGCGGGAACTCGGCGATCACTTCACCGGTGACCGGTGAGGTGTTGGTGAAGTACTCGCCATTGACTGGGGCGACGAACTCGCCGCCGATAAAATTGCCGTAGCGCGGTTTGAAGGAAACGATGGCGCCGGGTGTTCCAGGTTGTGCGTAGATCATGATGGGCCTCTGTCTGGGTCGATGCCTGTCAGGCCAACAGGCGATGAACCGATAGTAGAGAGCCCCGCGTGCCAGACGAATGCGCCGTTGGCAGGGGGGACTCTCGTTATTTGGTAGTAGGTTTCACACAAACCAATGTGGGAGCGAGCCTGCTCGCGATGGCGCCAGTACATTCAACAATGATGTTAACTGTCAGGCCGCTATCGCGAGCAGGCTCGCTCCCACAGGGTTATGCGGTGGATTTTGAGTTAGTGCTTGGCAACGAGATCCTTCGGCAGCTTGAAGGTCCACAGCATGCCGCCCTGGTTGAAGTCCTTGATGCGCTTGGCCACTTCGCCGCCCCAGAGCGGTACCGCGCCGCCCCAGCCGGAGAGCACCGAGACGTATTGTTCGCCGTCCATTTCCCAGGTGATGGGCGAGCCGAGCACGCCGGAGCCGGTCTGGAATTCCCAGACTTTCTCGCCGGTCTTGGCATTGAACGCCTGCAGGAAGCCTTCCGGCGTACCGGTGAACACCAGGTTGCCCTTGGTGGTCAGCACCCCGCCCCACAGCGGCGCGAAGTTCTTGTGGCGCCAGACTTCCTTGCCGGTTTTCGGGTCGATGGCGCGCAGCACGCCGATGTAGTCTTCGTTCAACGGTTTGATGGTGAAACCGGCGCCGAGGAACGCCGCGCCTTTCTTGTAGGCAATGCCTTCGTTCCAGATGTCCATGCCCCACTCGTTGGACGGCACATAGAACAGCCCGGTGTCGCGGTTGTAGGCCATCGGCATCCAGTTTTTCGCCCCCAGGAACGCGGGCGCTACAAACACCGAACTGCCTTTGGCCTCGGAGCCCGGTGCACCCGGACGGCTGTCTTCGTTGTAGATCGGCCGACCGTTTTTATCCAGGCCGCTGGCCCAGGTGATCTTGTCCACGAACGGGAAGCCGCGGATGAATTTGCCGTTGGTGCGATCCAGCACGTAGAAGAAACCGTTACGGTCCGCGGTGGCCGCGGCTTTGATTTCCTTGCCGCCTTCGTTGTAGTTGAACGACACCAGTTCGTTCACACCGTCATAGTCCCAGCCATCGTGCGGGGTGCTCTGGAAGTGCCACTTGATCGTGCCGTCATCCGGGTTCAGCGCCAGGCGCGAGGACGAGTAAAGGTTGTCGCCCGGGCGCAGGTGCGAGTTCCACGGTGCCGGGTTGCCGGTGCCGAACAGCAGCAGATTGGTTTCCGGGTCGTAGTAGCCGCCCAGCCAAGGCGCCGCACCGCCGGTTTTCCACAGATCGCCCGGCCAGGTCTTGCCCGCTTCGCCACCGGAGATGCCGTTCTCTACCGCCTTGCCGTCCTTGTAGACGTAGCCCATGTGGCCTTCGACCGTTGGCCGGGTCCACAGCAGGTCGCCGTTTTTCGGGTCGTAGGCTTCGATCTTGCCCACCACCCCGAACTCGCCACCGGCCACGCCGGTGATCAGTTTGCCGTTGATGACCAATGGCGCGGCGCTGATGGAATAGCCTTCCTTGTGGTCGGCGACTTTCTTGCTCCACACCACTTTGCCGGTGTCCTTGTTCAGGGCCACAAGCTTGGCGTCGAGGGTGCCGAAGATCACCAGGTCGCCATATAGCGCGACACCACGGTTGATCACGTCGCAGCACGGACGGATGTCATCGGGCAGACGTGCGTCGTATTGCCAGAGCTTGCGGCCGGTGCGCGCATCCACGGCGAACACCCGCGAGTAAGAGCCGGTCATGTACATCACGCCGTCCTTGATCATCGGCTGCGCCTGTTGACCGCGCTGCTTTTCACCGCCGAACGAAAAGGCCCAGACCGGGCGCAGGTCCTTCACGTTGTCGACATTGAGGGTGTCCAGCGGGCTGTAGCGCTGACCCTGGACGCCCAGACCGTTGGTGACGACCTGCTCCGGGTTCTTGGGGTCCTGGAGAATGTCTTGATCGGTGACACCGGCCAGTGCGGTGCCTGACAACAGCATGGCACTGAGCAGCACGCTCAAGACGAAGGGTTGGCGACGTGCGGGTTGGGTCATGACGGCTACCTCTGCGGTTTTTGTTATACCCGGGAAATTTTCCCGGTCTGGTGCAGATTCTTGGGCGCCGCCGCCCTCGCAACAATTGCCCGCAATGCGGAGATTTCTAGTTCCTTGGTACAGGGTCGAATGAGAAAGTCACCGGATTTCATGATCGATGCTGCCCCCTGTGGGAGCGGGCTTGCCCGCGATGGGGCCAGAACATTCAACATTGATGTCGGCTGTCAGACTGCTATCGCGGGCAAGCCCGCTCCCACAGGGGGCCGGTGTTGCTCACAAATCTTTGGCGGAATCGACTCGGGTCATCTGCGCGCGCTCATAGCGCGGGTACAAATGGCTGACGCTGCGGATCAGCTCATAACGGCTCAGGTTGATCCCGGCGAAACGTTCAGGAATGGGACTGCGGATCATCTCGGCCATGTCGCTGCCGTTCGCCGCACCGTCGCGCATGAGTTGATCGAGCCAGGAGAGGTAATCGCGCATCTGCTCGAAGGGTTTGCTGTCCGTGGCCACCGGCCCATGGCCGGGGACGATCAGCGTCCACGGCAACCCCTGAAGCGTGGCGATATCCGCCAGCCACACCGACAACCCCGGGCTGTTCGGGGTGGTCAGGGCCCGCTGATAAAACACCAGATCCCCGGCAAACAGCACGCCGGTTTTCTGGTCGAGAATAGCCAGATCCGCGCCGGTGTGCCCACCCAGACTCAGCAGCCGCAAATCGTGGTTCCCAAAACTTTGCACGCCAGGCGTCAGCGTCTGCGTCGGCAACACCACTTCGGTGCCGCGCATCCAGTCGCCCACCAGCCGATACATGTTTTCCGCCATCGCATTACCCTGTTGATGCAACAGCTCAGTGGTGCCGGCCAGAGCACCGATCGGCACGTCGATGAAGGCCTGATTACCCAGCACATGGTCGGGATGGTGATGGGTCAGCAGCACCTGAATCACCGGTTTATCGGTGGTTGCGGCAATCGCTTTACGCAGGGCCTCGCCGTAGCGCTTCGATGGCCCGGTGTCGATCACCACCACCCCTTGCCCGGTGACGATGAATGCAGTGTTGACGATGTTGCCGCCGTTGTTCTTGGCGAAGTTATCGGTGCTGCCCTCCAGCAGCCAGGTGTCTTCGGCAATCTGCCGGGGCTTGAGGGCGTAATCGGGATCGGCCAGGGACGGCAGGCTCACACAGATGAACAACAACAGCATCCAGCGCATCACACGCTCCTTGGGTCAGGGTATGGCCGCATCGAATTGATTGCCGCTGTTATCGCGCAGCATTAGGCGCGTCTGCCCTGCGCCTTCG from Pseudomonas sp. GGS8 harbors:
- the pqqB gene encoding pyrroloquinoline quinone biosynthesis protein PqqB, whose protein sequence is MHIRVLGSAAGGGFPQWNCNCRQCAAMRHGTLRAQRRTQSSIALSDGGVEWVLCNASPDIRAQLESFPALQPARRLRDTAIAGVVLLDSQIDHCTGLLSLREGCPHSVWCTERVHEDLSSGFPLFSMLKHWNGGLQWQPIGLDREPFSIAACPHLQFRAIPLVSNAPPYSPNRGNPQPGDTIGLFIEDLRSGASVFYAPGLGQVDAEVLSWMQRADCLLLDGTLWRDDEMRVCEVGQSLGREMGHLPQSGPGGLLEVLEGFSRQRKVLIHINNTNPILDEDSTERALLERRGIEVAYDGMSIEL
- a CDS encoding PQQ-dependent methanol/ethanol family dehydrogenase codes for the protein MTQPARRQPFVLSVLLSAMLLSGTALAGVTDQDILQDPKNPEQVVTNGLGVQGQRYSPLDTLNVDNVKDLRPVWAFSFGGEKQRGQQAQPMIKDGVMYMTGSYSRVFAVDARTGRKLWQYDARLPDDIRPCCDVINRGVALYGDLVIFGTLDAKLVALNKDTGKVVWSKKVADHKEGYSISAAPLVINGKLITGVAGGEFGVVGKIEAYDPKNGDLLWTRPTVEGHMGYVYKDGKAVENGISGGEAGKTWPGDLWKTGGAAPWLGGYYDPETNLLLFGTGNPAPWNSHLRPGDNLYSSSRLALNPDDGTIKWHFQSTPHDGWDYDGVNELVSFNYNEGGKEIKAAATADRNGFFYVLDRTNGKFIRGFPFVDKITWASGLDKNGRPIYNEDSRPGAPGSEAKGSSVFVAPAFLGAKNWMPMAYNRDTGLFYVPSNEWGMDIWNEGIAYKKGAAFLGAGFTIKPLNEDYIGVLRAIDPKTGKEVWRHKNFAPLWGGVLTTKGNLVFTGTPEGFLQAFNAKTGEKVWEFQTGSGVLGSPITWEMDGEQYVSVLSGWGGAVPLWGGEVAKRIKDFNQGGMLWTFKLPKDLVAKH
- the pqqA gene encoding pyrroloquinoline quinone precursor peptide PqqA encodes the protein MWHKPAFTDLRIGFEVTMYFANR
- a CDS encoding quinoprotein relay system zinc metallohydrolase 1 produces the protein MRWMLLLFICVSLPSLADPDYALKPRQIAEDTWLLEGSTDNFAKNNGGNIVNTAFIVTGQGVVVIDTGPSKRYGEALRKAIAATTDKPVIQVLLTHHHPDHVLGNQAFIDVPIGALAGTTELLHQQGNAMAENMYRLVGDWMRGTEVVLPTQTLTPGVQSFGNHDLRLLSLGGHTGADLAILDQKTGVLFAGDLVFYQRALTTPNSPGLSVWLADIATLQGLPWTLIVPGHGPVATDSKPFEQMRDYLSWLDQLMRDGAANGSDMAEMIRSPIPERFAGINLSRYELIRSVSHLYPRYERAQMTRVDSAKDL
- the pqqC gene encoding pyrroloquinoline-quinone synthase PqqC, which codes for MTDTPLTPAEFEQALRAKGAYYHIHHPFHQAMYAGRATREQIQGWVANRFYYQVNIPLKDAAILANCPDRDVRREWLQRILDHDGAPGSEGGIEAWLRLGEAVGLDREQILSQELVLPGVRFAVDAYVNFARRACWQEAASSSLTELFAPQIHQSRLDAWPTHYPWINAAGYDYFRTRLSQARRDVEHGLRITLAHYVTVEGQQRMLEILQFKLDVLWSMLDAMSMAYELDRPPYHSVTTERVWHRGIAL
- a CDS encoding aldehyde dehydrogenase family protein; this encodes MIYAQPGTPGAIVSFKPRYGNFIGGEFVAPVNGEYFTNTSPVTGEVIAEFPRSSAADIDKALDAAHAAADAWGKTSAQDRSLVLLKIADRIEQNLEILAVTETWDNGKAVRETLNADVPLAADHFRYFAGCIRAQEGGAAEINELTTAYHFHEPLGVVGQIIPWNFPLLMAAWKLAPALAAGNCIVLKPAEQTPLSIMVFAELIADLLPAGVLNIVQGFGREAGEALATSKRIAKIAFTGSTPVGAHIMHCAAENIIPSTVELGGKSPNIFFEDIMNAEPQFIEKAAEGLVLAFFNQGEVCTCPSRALVQESIYEPFMAEVMKKIVKIKRGNPLDTETMVGAQASEQQYDKILSYLKIAQEEGAELLTGGAAERLEGDLSSGYYIQPTLLKGHNKMRVFQEEIFGPVVGVTTFKDEAEALAIANDSEFGLGAGLWTRDINRAYRMGRAIKAGRVWTNCYHLYPAHAAFGGYKKSGVGRENHKMMLDHYQQTKNLLVSYDINPLGFF